One part of the Gossypium raimondii isolate GPD5lz chromosome 1, ASM2569854v1, whole genome shotgun sequence genome encodes these proteins:
- the LOC105778930 gene encoding uncharacterized protein LOC105778930 — translation MAEAKNLGVVGSGQMGSGIAQLGAMHGLHVWLLDTDPTALYRANKSISSSLQRFVSKGQISQAACTEALRRLEYTSNIDELRSADFIVEAIVESEDVKKKLFIELDKITKSSAILASNTSSISITRLASATSRPCQVIGMHFMNPPPIMKLVEIVRGADTSDETFHATKALAERFHKTIICSQDYSGFIVNRILMPMINEAFFTLYTGVATKEDIDTAMKLGTNHPIGPLELADFIGLDVCLSIMKVLHAGLGDSKYAPCPLLVRYVDAGRVGRKCGVGVYDYRKGSEPMKASPRL, via the exons ATGGCTGAGGCAAAGAATTTGGGGGTGGTTGGCAGTGGGCAAATGGGTTCAGGCATAGCTCAGCTGGGTGCCATGCATGGTCTCCATGTTTGGCTCCTCGATACGGACCCTACCGCACTTTACAGAGCCAACAAATCCATCTCTTCTTCCCTTCAACGTTTTGTTTCCAAAGGCCAAATCTCACAG GCTGCTTGTACTGAAGCTTTGAGGCGTCTGGAATATACTTCAAATATAGACGAGCTCCGATCTGCAGATTTCATTGTTGAAGCAATTGTAGAATCAGAAGATGTGAAGAAAAAGTTGTTCATCGAACTCGATAAGATCACTAAGAGTTCAGCCATTTTAGCATCTAATACAAGTTCCATCTCCATTACTCGATTAGCATCTGCAACTAGCAGACCATGCCAG gtcATTGGAATGCATTTCATGAATCCTCCTCCAATAATGAAGTTGGTTGAGATTGTTCGAGGTGCAGACACATCGGATGAAACATTTCATGCGACAAAGGCATTGGCGGAGAG GTTTCATAAGACGATAATATGCTCCCAGGACTATTCGGGCTTTATCGTGAATCGAATCCTTATGCCAATGATAAATGAAGCATTTTTCACACTATATACTGGGGTGGCCACCAAGGAAGATATTGATACAGCGATGAAGTTAGGAACAAATCATCCAATCGGTCCCTTGGAGCTTGCTGATTTCATTGGACTCGATGTGTGTTTATCGATAATGAAAGTTCTACATGCTGGTCTAGGAGACAGCAAATATGCCCCTTGCCCTCTTCTTGTGCGGTATGTCGATGCAGGTCGTGTTGGGAGAAAATGTGGCGTCGGGGTATATGACTACCGTAAGGGGTCTGAACCTATGAAGGCATCTCCCCGACTCTGA